A genomic region of Saccopteryx bilineata isolate mSacBil1 chromosome 1, mSacBil1_pri_phased_curated, whole genome shotgun sequence contains the following coding sequences:
- the UPK2 gene encoding uroplakin-2 has translation MASLLPNLILPLILILLAVLPPGAAVFNISSLSGLLSQALTESLLVALPPCHLTGGNATLMVRRANDSKVVKSSFVVPPCRGRRELVSVVDRGAGFTVNRLSAYQVTNLVPGTKYYISYLVKKGTATESSREIPMSTLPRRKVESIGLGMARTGGMVVITVLLSVAMFLLVLGFIIALVLGAQK, from the exons ATGGCATCCTTGCTACCCAACCTCATCTTGCCCTTGATCCTGATTCTGCTGGCTGTCCTGCCCCCTGGGGCTGCAG TATTCAACATCTCAAGCCTCTCTGGTTTGCTGTCCCAGGCGCTAACAGAGAGCCTGCTAGTTGCCTTGCCCCCCTGTCACCTCACAGGGGGTAATGCCACACTGATGGTCCGGAGAGCCAATGACAGTAAAG TGGTGAAGTCTAGCTTTGTGGTGCCTCCATGCCGTGGGCGGAGAGAGCTGGTGAGTGTGGTGGACAGAGGGGCTGGCTTCACGGTCAACCGACTCAGTGCATACCAGGTGACAAACCTCGTGCCAGGAACCAAATACTA CATTTCCTACCTAGTGAAGAAGGGGACAGCCACTGAGTCCAGTAGAGAGATTCCAATGTCCACACTTCCTC GAAGGAAGGTGGAATCCATTGGGCTAGGAATGGCCCGGACAGGGGGCATGGTGGTCATCACAGTCCTGCTTTCTGTCGCCATGTTCCTGCTGGTTCTGGGCTTCATCATAGCCCTGGTGCTGGGTGCCCAAAAGTAA
- the FOXR1 gene encoding forkhead box protein R1, translating into MQKHSGLSVDLKLQHLDFWASLHGQVPGLLDWDMGNEGFLAFMTTHLPLAEQNLARYKLHIVEPPKLPVGKTPKPDKDGPDIKPNLWMWVNPNIAFPPGKLEVSEPSEREKLTSTQPSPQPPSREEHFANCSEAQAVESRLPSSTEQSFSQKQFAPSSSNRELTEEEEAKDQDDSSSVALPALHKKAPLRRRRLQQAKSQEGRLWSRPPLNYFHLIALALRNSSPCGLNVQQIYSFTRQHFPFFRTAPEGWKNTIRHNLCFQDSFEKVPVSMPGGASVWPRSCLWKLTEEGHRRFEEEVRALASTHLENIQQCMSQPDVMPFFFDL; encoded by the exons ATGCAGAAGCACAGTGGTTTGAGC GTGGACCTGAAACTTCAACACCTCGACTTCTGGGCCAGTCTCCACGGCCAGGTCCCAGGATTGCTGGATTGGGACATGGGGAACGAGGGCTTTCTGGCCTTCATGACAACGCACCTGCCCTTAGCAGAGCAGAACC TTGCCAGATACAAACTCCATATAGTTGAGCCACCAAAACTACCTGTGGGAAAAACACCCAAACCTGATAAAGATG GTCCAGATATTAAACCCAACTTATGGATGTGGGTAAATCCCAACATCGCGTTTCCCCCAGGAAAGCTGGAGGTCTCAGAACCTAGTGAGAGGGAAAAGCTGACAAGCACGCAGCCCTCCCCTCAGCCACCCTCAAGAGAGGAACACTTTGCCAACTGCTCAGAGGCCCAGGCAGTGGAGTCGCGGCTACCTTCCTCCACCGAGCAATCTTTCTCTCAGAAGCAGTTTGCTCCTTCCTCCAGCAACCGGGAG CTCACAGAAGAGGAGGAAGCTAAGGACCAGGATGACAGCTCCTCTGTGGCTCTGCCGGCCCTTCACAAAAAAGCCCCCCTCCGGAGACGAAGGCTTCAGCAAGCCAAAAGCCAGGAGGGGAGGCTCTGGTCCCGGCCCCCTCTCAATTACTTCCACCTAATTGCCCTGGCTTTAAGAAACAGTTCCCCCTGTGGCCTCAACGTGCAGCAGATCTACAGTTTCACTCG ACAACATTTCCCCTTTTTCCGGACGGCTCCAGAGGGTTGGAAGAACACCATCCGTCACAATCTCTGTTTCCAAGACAGCTTTGAGAAAGTGCCGGTTAGCATGCCGGGTGGAGCTAGCGTGTGGCCTCGATCCTGCCTCTGGAAGCTGACCGAGGAGGGACACCGCCGCTTTGAGGAGGAGGTCCGAGCCTTGGCCTCCACTCACCTGGAAAATATTCAACAGTGCATGAGTCAGCCAG atgtGATGCCCTTCTTCTTTGACCTTTAA